The Prunus persica cultivar Lovell chromosome G7, Prunus_persica_NCBIv2, whole genome shotgun sequence genome has a segment encoding these proteins:
- the LOC18770743 gene encoding uncharacterized protein LOC18770743 isoform X1: MSCLFFYSEQQPQEPNRTNEKRMEVMEDTLHLQLHKLSALKSEEALDQLLCTLWKTRKTGLHSPHQKSHFQSLLNLPSLSQLHPVLACLRSLIRKWVHENFTGDDLLKLFPPDLPLDLQSSLVVLFHKYQSQWKDEVAREQLRSLPRTSVSYQVKTSVPPSFTTLGSSCSFSDFGASSTPIVTGTNASRLTPMSPPILQVGILPRLKSMTWTMENCNSGPANRVAVINLKLQDYTKSPLDEIEVKFQLTRDTLEAMLRSLTYIKEQLSSMVGTISGPSQKKQKQSDHLV, encoded by the exons ATGAGCTGTCTCTTCTTCTACTCAGAGCAGCAGCCACAAGAACCCAACAGAACAAATGAGAAAAGAATGGAGGTCATGGAGGACACACTGCACCTGCAATTGCATAAGCTATCAGCCCTAAAATCAGAGGAAGCACTTGACCAATTGCTTTGCACTCTCTGGAAAACCAGGAAAACCGGTCTCCACTCCCCCCACCAAAAGTCCCACTTCCAATCTCTCCTCAATCTGCCTTCTCTTTCACAACTCCATCCC GTTTTGGCATGCCTTCGATCGCTTATCAGAAAATGGGTACATGAAAACTTCACTGGTGATGACCTTTTGAAGCTCTTCCCTCCCGATTTACCGCTCGATTTGCAGAGCAGTTTGGTGGTGTTGTTCCACAAGTATCAGTCTCAATGGAAGGATGAAGTAGCCCGAGAACAGCTG cgTTCATTGCCAAGGACTAGTGTTTCGTATCAGGTCAAGACAAGTGTGCCGCCATCTTTCACGACTTTGGGTAGCTCATGCTCATTTAGCGATTTTGGAGCTTCATCAACACCGATTGTTACTGGGACCAATGCGTCTCGGCTCACTCCCATGTCTCCTCCAATTCTTCAGGTG GGAATTCTACCTCGCCTAAAGTCAATGACTTGGACCATGGAGAACTGTAACTCAGGGCCGGCTAATAGAGTGGCTGTCATCAATCTTAAG ttgCAAGATTATACCAAATCTCCTTTAGATGAAATCGAGGTGAAGTTTCAACTGACTAGGGACACTCTTGAAGCGATGCTGAGATCATTGACTTACATCAAGGAACAACTCTCAAGCATG GTTGGGACTATTTCTGGGCCAtcacaaaagaaacaaaaacaatcgGATCATTTGGTATGA
- the LOC18771686 gene encoding random slug protein 5, whose product MSFKKREGTIEKALTQEEQLLKIYEVRHMIGPIADKLPAICSEESIARYLRARNWNTKKAGKMLKETIKWRMEYKPEKIRWENIAPEAETGKIYKANYVDKCGRTVLIMRPGFQNTNAVNGQIMYLVYCMENAMLNLNLDQEQMVWLIDFQRWSSSSISLKVTRETAKVLQNHYPERLGLGILYNPPKIFESFWTMVKPFLEPKTYKKMKFVYSDNPQSQKTMEDLFHMDKLESAFGGKNSFGFDYQAYAQRMREDDKKMSSFIDSGCSPSVISELQQSDALTSDHCSEVSDEGGCSSCDEAASSNLDVVDEKIQSQPLDSKDVANGNTTLPKEMQMSELA is encoded by the exons ATGTCATTCAAAAAGCGGGAAGGTACAATAGAGAAAGCTTTGACACAGGAAGAGCAGCTGCTCAag ATTTATGAAGTCAGACATATGATAGGTCCTATTGCTGATAAGCTACCAGCCATTTGTTCAGAAGAATCAATAGCAAGGTACCTAAGAGCACGGAACTGGAATACGAAGAAGGCAGGTAAGATGTtgaaagaaacaataaaatgGAGGATGGAGTACAAGCCAGAGAAGATCCGATGG GAAAACATTGCTCCTGAGGCGGAGACAGGAAAAATTTACAAAGCCAATTACGTTGACAAGTGTGGAAGGACCGTTCTTATCATGAGGCCTGGTTTTCAG AACACAAATGCAGTAAATGGGCAGATCATGTATTTAGTATATTGCATGGAGAATGCaatgttgaatttgaatttagaTCAAGAACAGATGGTTTGGCTAATTGATTTTCAACGGTGGAGCTCATCAAGCATATCATTGAAGGTGACTAGGGAAACCGCTAAGGTCCTGCAGAATCATTACCCTGAGAGATTGGGCCTTGGTATCCTCTATAATCCACCAAAAATATTCGAGTCCTTTTGGACG ATGGTAAAACCATTTCTAGAGCCCAAAACAtacaagaagatgaagtttgtgTACTCTGACAACCCACAGAGCCAGAAGACAATGGAGGATCTTTTCCATATGGACAAGTTGGAATCTGCATTTGGtggaaaaaattcatttggtTTTGACTATCAAGCTTATGCACAAAGAATGAGGGAAGATGACAAGAAGATGTCTAGTTTTATTGACTCCGGTTGTTCGCCTTCAGTTATATCCGAGTTGCAGCAGTCAGATGCACTAACTTCTGACCATTGTTCTGAGGTCTCTGATGAAGGTGGCTGCTCATCATGTGATGAAGCAGCTTCTTCGAACTTAGACGTTGTTGATGAGAAGATACAAAGCCAACCACTTGACAGCAAAGATGTTGCAAATGGCAACACAACATTACCTAAAGAAATGCAAATGAGTGAGCTTGCATGA
- the LOC18771882 gene encoding uncharacterized protein LOC18771882, translating into MGIVLEIGVQIRKFAIISKRTCYRLVGNHPFLVGVLLFLIFLYRSFPFAFSLLVSTSPVLVCTAVLLGTLLSFGQPNIPEIEKEEKLTHDIASLKTGVSRDDTFVVDRDGSFSTERFSGKTRDVVSSEVEDHDPQRDSKVSSEVEDHDGSSVYVPLINENLKHTQNEKRVIEGVERELESPELDNQRDPHDERLGIEGVEWDVEAVEQQYTLVQTVEDDISPRESYRADHLDSSLGVGGSAGDDEADEDVNDEASDSESDRAESSSPDASMADILPILDELHPLLDSEAPEPAHMSHDESESDRSNAGSVESDKETENLGRGVQGDDGVDYNDGDEEEAQGGKEDESESAIIWTEDDQKNLMDLGNLELERNQRLENLIARRRARKSFKITAEKNLIDFDSADLPFNIAPISTTRHNPFDLPYDSFDNLGLPPIPGSAPSILLPRRNPFDLPYESNEEKPDLKGDHFEQEFMAFHSKDAFFRRHESFSLGPSSLGHAKQERQDFKWRPVFVPERLASEGTSSSSFQRQSSEVSDSKLSSLPDTESVSSAADLDERKFSEQDFTKEAEVISNIYHAPYLVEHESHSSEDVDSLDMEQAGKRDVQHDEPAIKLGELQNPDPSLSGTGGVATLVEHISNEIHLKPEPVEEDKTSRSSLSSLSEVDENISDVMKGGSTSLEAEGDIIKEFVISLQPSIEESEVQFMSRAVDDNEHKEPVYDSSPLPTEKILSFNSISSDMQADISEMVTPQASTEMYVVDQDSEAPGESTEKGTSGYVEINGSTSEVHASDEIERSLGTCNQLNLACPHLEEEIYLPKNLNVKTASSDSSYQSVLSEKMPSEQEKVLSWSDKSMVEPCFDDHAEALVVNEEVDDVKEIDAGLLSELDAGLLSELDAVGDFSVKEVVGEPLHTDEPIQEEANVSRTEFGDSNLSESNLELLVPEARSIEDIDMAFKQIQKGLDVEEVILPSIVDNQLAVEAAENTVQTSSEFPIVEARSLEDIVTTLNQVSESSVNVLPQLMDSEDQSTELPLEYIHTILKQVSEGNSIGELPNPSYSNDGSEEVGTTAVGSLEEIASRNIVSSVQENITACDALEQVSESHVDELPKPTSNSEGLEEVGINAMGSMEEIASSNIVSSALENISTQTALKQVSESHVDELPKQTSDLKEGSAEVGTTAMGSTNEIASSNIVSSEQENFTTHTALKQVSESHVDELPKPTANSKEGLEEVGDAMASSTKEIASTTTEPGVQEAITTPTALKQVSGSNVDELPKSSNSQSGFAEVGPNATDLPIENIRHEN; encoded by the coding sequence atGGGAATAGTGTTAGAAATTGGAGTTCAAATCAGAAAATTTGCCATCATATCAAAGAGAACATGTTACAGATTAGTTGGCAACCATCCATTTCTTGTGGGCGTGCTGCTTTTCCTGATATTTCTGTACAGATCATTTCCTTTTGCGTTTTCTCTTTTGGTGTCTACATCCCCTGTTTTAGTCTGCACTGCTGTCCTTCTGGGCacccttttgagttttggcCAACCCAACATACCCGAGATCgaaaaggaagagaagctTACCCACGATATTGCTTCTCTTAAAACTGGGGTTTCAAGGGATGACACTTTTGTTGTGGATAGAGATGGCAGCTTTTCCACAGAGAGATTCTCAGGAAAGACAAGGGATGTTGTCAGTAGTGAGGTTGAGGATCATGATCCACAGAGAGATTCTAAGGTCAGTAGTGAGGTTGAGGATCATGATGGTTCCTCTGTTTATGTGCCACTTATCAATGAGAATTTGAAGCACACTCAGAATGAGAAGAGAGTGATTGAGGGTGTGGAGAGAGAATTAGAGAGTCCGGAGTTGGATAACCAGAGAGACCCTCATGATGAAAGATTGGGGATTGAAGGAGTTGAATGGGATGTGGAAGCTGTTGAGCAGCAGTATACTTTGGTTCAAACAGTAGAAGATGATATATCTCCCCGTGAGTCTTACAGGGCTGATCACTTGGATTCTTCTCTGGGTGTGGGTGGCAGTGCTGGTGATGATGAGGCTGACGAAGATGTCAATGATGAGGCTTCAGATTCTGAGTCAGATCGGGCGGAGAGTTCCTCACCAGATGCTTCAATGGCTGACATCCTTCCTATTCTTGATGAGCTACACCCGCTTTTAGACTCAGAAGCTCCAGAGCCTGCTCACATGTCCCATGATGAGTCTGAGTCTGATAGGAGCAATGCTGGCAGTGTTGAGTCAGACAAGGAAACTGAAAACCTCGGCAGAGGAGTACAAGGGGATGATGGGGTTGATTATAATGACGGTGATGAGGAAGAAGCACAGGGTGGGAAGGAGGATGAAAGCGAATCTGCAATTATCTGGACAGAGGATGACCAAAAGAATCTCATGGATTTGGGGAATTTGGAGCTTGAAAGGAACCAACGCTTGGAGAATCTTATTGCAAGGAGAAGAGCAAGGAAAAGCTTCAAAATAACGGCTGAGAAGAATCTAATAGATTTTGATAGTGCTGATCTTCCCTTTAATATTGCACCAATCTCAACAACAAGACACAACCCATTTGATCTTCCATATGATTCCTTTGATAACTTGGGGTTACCACCCATTCCTGGGTCTGCTCCATCAATTTTGTTGCCAAGACGAAACCCCTTTGATCTTCCTTATGAgtcaaatgaagaaaaaccTGATCTCAAGGGAGACCATTTTGAGCAAGAGTTTATGGCATTTCACTCCAAGGATGCATTCTTCCGTAGGCATGAAAGCTTCAGTTTGGGACCATCCAGCTTAGGTCATGCCAAGCAAGAGAGGCAAGATTTTAAGTGGAGACCTGTTTTTGTACCAGAACGGTTGGCTTCAGAAGGAACAAGCAGTTCCTCATTTCAAAGACAATCAAGTGAAGTTAGTGATTCAAAGTTGAGTTCTCTTCCTGATACTGAATCAGTCAGTTCTGCAGCAGATCTGGATGAAAGGAAGTTCAGTGAGCAAGACTTTACTAAAGAAGCAGAAGTGATATCCAACATTTACCATGCTCCTTATCTTGTTGAGCATGAAAGTCATTCCTCAGAAGATGTAGATTCTCTGGATATGGAACAGGCTGGGAAAAGGGATGTTCAACATGATGAGCCTGCAATAAAATTGGGGGAGTTGCAAAATCCGGATCCAAGCTTGTCTGGTACAGGGGGTGTAGCCACTCTTGTGGAACATATTTCTAATGAAATTCATTTGAAACCAGAACCAGTTGAAGAGGACAAAACCAGTAGGTCAAGCTTGTCATCATTGTCAGAAGTGGACGAAAATATTTCAGATGTGATGAAAGGTGGATCGACAAGTTTAGAGGCAGAAGGTGATATCATCAAGGAGTTTGTAATTTCACTGCAACCTTCAATTGAGGAGTCAGAAGTCCAATTTATGAGCAGGGCGGTGGATGACAATGAACATAAAGAGCCAGTCTATGACTCAAGTCCCCTACCAACTGAAAAGATCCTTTCCTTTAACTCTATCTCTTCTGATATGCAAGCTGATATATCAGAAATGGTTACACCTCAGGCATCAACTGAAATGTATGTTGTAGACCAGGATTCTGAAGCGCCTGGTGAGAGCACGGAGAAGGGTACTTCAGGCTATGTAGAGATAAATGGTTCCACCTCAGAAGTACATGCATcagatgaaattgaaagaagcTTGGGAACATGCAACCAACTCAACTTAGCATGTCCTCACTTAGAGGAAGAGATCTATCTCCCTAAGAATTTAAATGTGAAGACAGCTTCATCAGATTCTAGTTATCAATCTGTTCTTTCCGAAAAAATGCCATCTGAACAGGAGAAAGTTCTTTCCTGGTCAGATAAATCCATGGTTGAACCATGCTTTGATGATCATGCGGAAGCACTTGTTGTTAATGAAGAAGTAGATGACGTAAAGGAGATTGATGCAGGGTTGCTGTCAGAACTAGATGCAGGGTTGCTGTCAGAACTAGATGCAGTTGGGGACTTCAGTGTCAAAGAAGTTGTTGGTGAGCCACTGCATACTGATGAGCCCATACAAGAGGAAGCAAATGTTTCGAGGACTGAATTTGGGGATTCAAACCTGTCAGAATCGAACCTGGAGCTACTAGTTCCTGAAGCAAGATCGATTGAAGATATTGACATGGCTTTTAAGCAAATTCAAAAGGGACTCGATGTTGAGGAAGTCATTCTTCCCAGTATTGTTGACAATCAGCTAGCGGTGGAAGCAGCCGAAAATACTGTCCAGACCAGTTCAGAGTTTCCAATTGTTGAAGCAAGATCTTTGGAAGATATTGTCACTACTTTAAATCAAGTTTCAGAAAGTAGTGTTAATGTGCTTCCACAGCTGATGGATTCAGAGGATCAGTCAACAGAATTACCGTTGGAATATATTCATACCATCTTGAAGCAAGTCTCAGAAGGTAATAGTATTGGTGAGCTGCCAAATCCATCATATTCAAATGATGGGTCGGAAGAAGTAGGAACTACTGCAGTGGGTTCTTTGGAGGAGATTGCATCAAGAAATATAGTATCAAGTGTTCAAGAAAATATCACTGCATGTGATGCTTTGGAGCAAGTCTCAGAAAGTCATGTTGATGAGCTGCCAAAACCAACATCAAATTCAGAGGGATTAGAAGAAGTTGGAATTAATGCAATGGGTTCTATGGAGGAGATTGCGTCGAGCAATATAGTATCAAGTGCTCTAGAAAACATCAGTACTCAGACTGCTTTGAAGCAAGTCTCAGAAAGTCATGTTGATGAGTTACCAAAACAAACATCAGATTTAAAGGAGGGGTCAGCAGAAGTAGGAACTACTGCAATGGGTTCTACCAACGAGATTGCATCAAGCAATATAGTATCAAGCGAACAAGAAAATTTTACTACTCATACTGCTTTGAAGCAAGTCTCAGAAAGTCATGTTGATGAGTTGCCAAAACCAACCGCAAATTCAAAGGAGGGATTGGAAGAAGTAGGAGATGCAATGGCTTCTTCTACCAAGGAGATTGCATCAACTACTACAGAACCTGGTGTTCAGGAAGCTATAACTACTCCTACTGCTTTGAAGCAAGTCTCAGGAAGTAATGTTGATGAGCTGCCGAAATCATCAAATTCACAAAGTGGATTTGCAGAAGTAGGACCAAATGCAACGGACCTACCGATTGAGAATATAAGACACGAAAACTGA
- the LOC18769412 gene encoding phosphatidate cytidylyltransferase, mitochondrial isoform X2 — MENHDKAQLLSFLKTLPPVEFCCVYGSFLHPNNPGSAKSTMVDCILGVSNPRQWHSENLTLNNDHYSSWMVLLGGARLITDVADELGVGVHFNPFVSWNDKDLVQDILNWERFYLSGRLQKPVHVLLDNLDIANVNSVNLRAAMSAALLLLPSKFTEEELYAKICSLSYMGDLRMLFAEDRNKVKKIVQGQFELFRLMYKPFIEEYETKELLRRCLSGNTRPIISQDGGLLAARSLVSSLPPMVRSQMGMKLGEKKVLCDSGRVIQEIVIGSKDEAAKCMQTILRRKVMVSSARQALSGLLAAGGINGMRYLGAKMSKAWKSWR; from the exons ATGGAAAATCACGACAAAGCCCAGCTTCTAAGTTTTCTCAAAACTCTTCCCCCTGTTGAGTTCTGCTGTGTCTATGGCTCATTTCTTCATCCCAACAATCCTGGCAGTGCAAAG TCAACCATGGTAGATTGCATTCTTGGTGTATCCAATCCCCGACAATGGCATTCTGAG AATCTGACATTGAACAACGATCATTATTCCTCATGGATGGTGCTTCTTGGTGGGGCAAGACTG ATTACCGACGTTGCAGATGAACTAGGTGTGGGGGTGCACTTCAATCcttttgttagttggaacgaCAAG GACTTGGTTCAGGACATACTAAATTGGGAGAGGTTCTATTTGAGCGGCCGATTACAAAAACCA GTTCATGTACTTCTGGATAATTTGGATATCGCAAATGTAAACTCGGTTAATTTGAGGGCTGCAATGTCTGCAGCTCTCCTTCTTTTGCCGTCCAAGTTCACTGAG GAAGAATTGTATGCCAAAATATGTAGCCTCTCGTATATGGGCGACTTGCGTATGCTTTTTGCAGAGGACAGAAATAAG GTGAAGAAAATAGTACAAGGGCAATTTGAATTGTTCCGGCTGATGTATAAGCCATTTATTGAAGAGTATGAGACCAAAGAGTTGTTGAGACGCTGTTTATCTGGGAATACTCGACCAATCATATCTCAG GATGGTGGTTTATTAGCAGCTCGATCTCTTGTTTCTTCTCTGCCCCCAATGGTCAGAAGCCAAATGGGGATGAAGCtaggagaaaagaaagtaCTGTGTGACTCTG GTCGAGTTATTCAGGAAATTGTGATTGGCTCCAAAGACGAGGCTGCTAAATGCATGCAGACTATTCTGCGGCGAAAGGTCATGGTTTCGAGTGCAAGACAGGCCTTGTCTGGTCTCCTGGCTGCTGGTGGCATTAATGGCATGAGATATCTTGGTGCTAAAATGAGCAAGGCTTGGAAATCCTGGAGATGA
- the LOC18769412 gene encoding phosphatidate cytidylyltransferase, mitochondrial isoform X1 translates to MENHDKAQLLSFLKTLPPVEFCCVYGSFLHPNNPGSAKSTMVDCILGVSNPRQWHSENLTLNNDHYSSWMVLLGGARLITDVADELGVGVHFNPFVSWNDKMFKYGVVRMQDLVQDILNWERFYLSGRLQKPVHVLLDNLDIANVNSVNLRAAMSAALLLLPSKFTEEELYAKICSLSYMGDLRMLFAEDRNKVKKIVQGQFELFRLMYKPFIEEYETKELLRRCLSGNTRPIISQDGGLLAARSLVSSLPPMVRSQMGMKLGEKKVLCDSGRVIQEIVIGSKDEAAKCMQTILRRKVMVSSARQALSGLLAAGGINGMRYLGAKMSKAWKSWR, encoded by the exons ATGGAAAATCACGACAAAGCCCAGCTTCTAAGTTTTCTCAAAACTCTTCCCCCTGTTGAGTTCTGCTGTGTCTATGGCTCATTTCTTCATCCCAACAATCCTGGCAGTGCAAAG TCAACCATGGTAGATTGCATTCTTGGTGTATCCAATCCCCGACAATGGCATTCTGAG AATCTGACATTGAACAACGATCATTATTCCTCATGGATGGTGCTTCTTGGTGGGGCAAGACTG ATTACCGACGTTGCAGATGAACTAGGTGTGGGGGTGCACTTCAATCcttttgttagttggaacgaCAAG atGTTCAAGTATGGGGTTGTTCGCATGCAGGACTTGGTTCAGGACATACTAAATTGGGAGAGGTTCTATTTGAGCGGCCGATTACAAAAACCA GTTCATGTACTTCTGGATAATTTGGATATCGCAAATGTAAACTCGGTTAATTTGAGGGCTGCAATGTCTGCAGCTCTCCTTCTTTTGCCGTCCAAGTTCACTGAG GAAGAATTGTATGCCAAAATATGTAGCCTCTCGTATATGGGCGACTTGCGTATGCTTTTTGCAGAGGACAGAAATAAG GTGAAGAAAATAGTACAAGGGCAATTTGAATTGTTCCGGCTGATGTATAAGCCATTTATTGAAGAGTATGAGACCAAAGAGTTGTTGAGACGCTGTTTATCTGGGAATACTCGACCAATCATATCTCAG GATGGTGGTTTATTAGCAGCTCGATCTCTTGTTTCTTCTCTGCCCCCAATGGTCAGAAGCCAAATGGGGATGAAGCtaggagaaaagaaagtaCTGTGTGACTCTG GTCGAGTTATTCAGGAAATTGTGATTGGCTCCAAAGACGAGGCTGCTAAATGCATGCAGACTATTCTGCGGCGAAAGGTCATGGTTTCGAGTGCAAGACAGGCCTTGTCTGGTCTCCTGGCTGCTGGTGGCATTAATGGCATGAGATATCTTGGTGCTAAAATGAGCAAGGCTTGGAAATCCTGGAGATGA
- the LOC18770743 gene encoding uncharacterized protein LOC18770743 isoform X2: protein MSCLFFYSEQQPQEPNRTNEKRMEVMEDTLHLQLHKLSALKSEEALDQLLCTLWKTRKTGLHSPHQKSHFQSLLNLPSLSQLHPVLACLRSLIRKWVHENFTGDDLLKLFPPDLPLDLQSSLVVLFHKYQSQWKDEVAREQLRSLPRTSVSYQVKTSVPPSFTTLGSSCSFSDFGASSTPIVTGTNASRLTPMSPPILQGILPRLKSMTWTMENCNSGPANRVAVINLKLQDYTKSPLDEIEVKFQLTRDTLEAMLRSLTYIKEQLSSMVGTISGPSQKKQKQSDHLV from the exons ATGAGCTGTCTCTTCTTCTACTCAGAGCAGCAGCCACAAGAACCCAACAGAACAAATGAGAAAAGAATGGAGGTCATGGAGGACACACTGCACCTGCAATTGCATAAGCTATCAGCCCTAAAATCAGAGGAAGCACTTGACCAATTGCTTTGCACTCTCTGGAAAACCAGGAAAACCGGTCTCCACTCCCCCCACCAAAAGTCCCACTTCCAATCTCTCCTCAATCTGCCTTCTCTTTCACAACTCCATCCC GTTTTGGCATGCCTTCGATCGCTTATCAGAAAATGGGTACATGAAAACTTCACTGGTGATGACCTTTTGAAGCTCTTCCCTCCCGATTTACCGCTCGATTTGCAGAGCAGTTTGGTGGTGTTGTTCCACAAGTATCAGTCTCAATGGAAGGATGAAGTAGCCCGAGAACAGCTG cgTTCATTGCCAAGGACTAGTGTTTCGTATCAGGTCAAGACAAGTGTGCCGCCATCTTTCACGACTTTGGGTAGCTCATGCTCATTTAGCGATTTTGGAGCTTCATCAACACCGATTGTTACTGGGACCAATGCGTCTCGGCTCACTCCCATGTCTCCTCCAATTCTTCAG GGAATTCTACCTCGCCTAAAGTCAATGACTTGGACCATGGAGAACTGTAACTCAGGGCCGGCTAATAGAGTGGCTGTCATCAATCTTAAG ttgCAAGATTATACCAAATCTCCTTTAGATGAAATCGAGGTGAAGTTTCAACTGACTAGGGACACTCTTGAAGCGATGCTGAGATCATTGACTTACATCAAGGAACAACTCTCAAGCATG GTTGGGACTATTTCTGGGCCAtcacaaaagaaacaaaaacaatcgGATCATTTGGTATGA